Proteins found in one Plasmodium relictum strain SGS1 genome assembly, chromosome: 13 genomic segment:
- the HMGB3 gene encoding high mobility group protein B3, putative, which translates to MESDYEIRIKKKENFLKGENVINDYDLLYLNKHDIYKQDIQDNFLLRKNISSDIQPFLLKDNSFSEDSITKNYINEYEKQEKHTLKKEEKNDLSLDIYNKTNDCLNPNRNKDNLIEPLNIESNDRNNIAKQKLNKEELKNKNEEKQREEKQNEDNRGSSKEKINNDVNKNDFIEKTLNSEPYKFNNTNISDINKCSVSNKLKFSNDNDNDNSKYHILCNYFMNEKKDNNIFNKNEDLSYERNVDSLLENNIKYTKITKNVNHINNPSKQDYYINLNIKNKCNLLKKQGSYSDFSMMDLKYDKFSTKIKKNDIYEGVNANFSKKNEDSYEHKKMNNNFLYNKNRNFSDSIPFVKKKRKILQNFDLKSTDRNFFLKNVLKKSNSECFEGNNVNLLSKYNLNNNDELDDNVKSKNENTVKINKFINIGNNSNDIINMEYNSDTLNDSSSYKKIKNDFLNKYTTTNEQNNKCAFNNLYINQKSINNFFDFSLNESCNNSNKVSVDTSYKKKGNNSNSFVYFDHSIKKVIDNDIMNIAKMYYVKCSNYFLKNDDNFNDIRINDNENNLNNCNNNDDNNNNKEDNYNDNNKENNDNDNNNNKENNDKENNGNNNNNKENNDKENNDNNNNKENNDKENNDNNNNKENNDKENNDNNNNKENNDKENNYNNNNNKENNDNNNNKESNDDNNENKNYKKLYSNISKDSVNSGELKSNIYKFYFDKINELKSNEFIKRHRNSEKFIKKKIFNYISKNNLITNIDNMHIYVKNIYFVIIKNDRVLFYFIYDSNDVMNAIINLEKMNKVSYNEKSFLLYFLIHEEDMYIKIFNLINTKVEKGEFLLKLKKLKRKIRELKSKEEKNIFSKSIEEFYMMRNKESFNRSPYKKNHDHSYNLINQKNSMLKLSLKNLVPKLYNCNDLNRMNNLIKNMFRYMKKSNTNNIEKKEKKKDIYNQMENKIEIKKKPIRGITSFTLFAREKRKELLNQKIFLGSSLTEQTSAVAKIWNNLSDEKKKEWALKASKINEENSLFQKKKKKRKFTAFSIFAREKRKEYKEKNINMGLTLAQQNSHVSKLWKQLSNEEKNKYKILSNTINATLAKNYKNDINFTNGERVSGFKGRIKALDNMIAQHLTNNNIINSSMNSLPSYDSTKAKKNTNLKKKKNQEFNENERIMKNYIDKNMNSVYNNVENNNINFIGNQNIVNMNNNYINENNSNNSFYNKNNVKCLNNDNYLDYMNNKFKCFNMSQDSNKPLSINTSNLYAHENNKTNLDNNTINNINSDMQNNIVNKFSNINKNNNLINTDLNDNIINDSILYNSNNKTDNYLLQKSDKSINEYISGNNRNISNNENINFKNEVLNNLSVNIENRDIIKQNANNNIDIINSQSLNQNIITDNMNNKHLDTKCYNNNIYNKNINHEIMNNENTNNNELIYNEFLNYRLHEKQMKNELYKIKNKVKSEEILKKKLKKDEKQKLKEKKMMLKLYDKRRKQLLKAEKMIEKKKKNKSKNKNLVNLNENYIYYSGLTNNNTNNINVNPFGVSNTMNNTVINNYNFYSNIDKTENSVSTNNNSNNNIINFNNNSLSNLNNTLSDVHNLNKVSNNHFSSFNYLNNFAMDMNNSKDYKLGNTDNENMNKVINNFESINHNDKVINNDSYNENIHNSISRKTNKNKLNNLDNLCNTNNLNNEKENLKKVTNNLNYLNNENYYHNSYNEYNYNINYYNGVRNISPIHNNNSYDKLLNSSNIMNIDEKLSKEKKVELNNINNYNKIITPHEIDYKENGQIYNNNSEMNYTQNEINFNYYDKNMNKYFYNNSINYNIYNPVVNNYSNNSITNDINNYKEKKKFNMYSNKFKNETEHNLNSNENSNYDEKINLNSESYGNNINHNTYNDLNNYVNKQTNINLINLKSVDEKMKNLKSDNKLNNHGTSENSVYINDKNENKKKVDAELNKSTFTYVDKKNLLLNKKKDEFSINNESSNNNYIQNNFNSINKASPFYNSDKIYKENENLNNFYDLNNCSSRNNENLYCYSNGEVINKDEINMKSFNDYHNSTKKNKNLKNNDIFNLTKEEINKNNICENINQNTEIEKNHHIDKNYYNEKNIKLFLKNNSINNDISNNTSDKNVFKTSENKEFNDYYFNENIRNKSKLNNDFYDRTLDNNFNCDTLNNTHHVNLNSTLDSNLNNTLNNNINNTSNNLNDTINNDLNSNINFNSHNYINNNNNDNKNNNTNYCLYNNANVEKYKDTNKTYNIVNNISSSYNIIKKNNTDNLMHKINKDTNNEMNSNNLIDNYSFYNTHNPFNNKNTLISNINTESISKQYFFDNSNNNNNNNNNNCSGKMNDSNMYNNANMNCLNNSNNLIYYPQQIFSENKINDNLVYYNSNLGKLQKTFEDTEIVPVKEKKFFNSESHFSELINKKIKKKNKKTPCTSTFNEKNCTIWDLVLKNNKKINKKRIKKSKNVEYSCNNLNEIPEGNETNDINLMILNNEENLNIENNNNTVGENGENCINNITISINEEKKNLISGQVNEVEEENDKTNLDNVSEDNNCDDFLNLLNVCSSNFSNKLNINENGDVIYDDKRKHTTNLMNENSNNDNLNLLMQKKNEINQNLNKCQIEKYKNAYKKTKLCKWNNEETNKFYQAIEMFGVDLMMVRALIPKFSDKQIRDKYKREKKINPRKIEEAIKKNKEINLDAYENEHGKIDNSTHYKYYQSSSDNDNNSKKRTSILSESETNILNIFDNKANIDTDDYSCNYENSDFNILTLF; encoded by the exons atGGAAAGTGATTATGAGATACgtattaaaaagaaagaaaattttttaaagggAGAAAATGTAATAAATGATTATGATTTgctatatttaaataaacatGACATATATAAACAAGATATTCAagataattttcttttaagaaaaaatatatcatcaGATATTCaaccatttttattaaaggaTAATTCTTTTAGCGAAGATAgtattacaaaaaattatataaatgaatatgaaAAACAGGAAAAacatacattaaaaaaagaggaaaaaaatgatttatcattggatatatataataaaacaaatgacTGTTTAAATCCAAACAGAAATAAAGATAACTTAATTGAGCCTTTAAATATTGAGAGTAACGATAGAAACAACATTGCCAagcaaaaattaaataaagaagaattaaaaaataaaaatgaagaaaaacaaAGGGAAGAAAAACAGAATGAAGACAATAGAGGAAGtagtaaagaaaaaattaataacgATGTAAATAAGAATgattttattgaaaaaacATTAAACAGTGAAccatataaatttaataataccAATATAAGcgatataaataaatgttcTGTTTccaataaattaaaattctcgaatgataatgataatgataatagcaaatatcatatattatgtaattattttatgaatgaaaaaaaagataataatattttcaataaaaatgaagatttaTCCTATGAAAGAAATGTTGATTCCcttttagaaaataatataaaatatacaaaaataacCAAAAATGTAAATCATATTAACAATCCTAGTAAACaagattattatattaacTTAAATATTAAGAATAAATGTAACTTACTTAAAAAACAAGGTAGTTATTCTGATTTTTCAATGATGGATTTAAAGTATGATAAGTTttcaacaaaaataaaaaaaaatgatatttatGAAGGTGTTAATGCAAatttctcaaaaaaaaatgaggatTCATATGAACATaagaaaatgaataataACTTTTTGTATAACAAAAATAGAAACTTTTCAGATAGTATTCCTTttgtaaagaaaaaaagaaaaattttacaaaattttgATCTAAAAAGTACTGatagaaattttttcttaaaaaatgttttaaaaaaaagcaaCAGTGAATGTTTTGAAGGAAACAAtgtaaatttattaagtaaatataatttaaataataatgatgaatTAGATGATAATGTAAAAAGTAAGAATGAAAATActgttaaaattaataaatttataaatattggTAACAATAGTAAcgatattattaatatggAATATAATAGCGATACATTAAATGATTCAtctagttataaaaaaattaagaacgattttctaaataaatatactacTACTAATGagcaaaataataaatgtgcttttaataatttatatataaatcaaaaatcaataaataatttttttgatttttccTTAAACGAGTCCTgtaataattcaaataaagtATCCGTTGATacatcatataaaaaaaaaggaaataattctaatagttttgtttattttgatcattctattaaaaaagttattgATAACGATATTATGAACATAGCAAAAATGTATTATGTAAAATGTTccaattattttttgaaaaacgATGATAATTTCAATGACATAAGAAttaatgataatgaaaataatttgaataattgcaataataatgatgataataataataataaagaagataattataacgataataataaagaaaataatgataatgataataataataataaagaaaataatgataaagaaaataatggtaataataataataataaagaaaataatgataaagaaaataatgataataataataataaagaaaataatgataaagaaaataatgataataataataataaagaaaataatgataaagaaaataatgataataataataataaagaaaataatgataaagaaaataattataataataataataataaagaaaataatgataataataataataaagaaagtaATGATgacaataatgaaaataaaaattataaaaaattatatagcAATATCAGTAAAGATAGTGTTAATTCTGGAGaattaaaaagtaatatctataaattttactttgataaaataaatgaactTAAATCAAATGAATTCATAAAAAGACATAGAAATtcagaaaaatttattaaaaaaaaaatatttaattatataagtaaaaataacttaattactaatatagataatatgcatatatatgtaaaaaacatttattttgtaattataaagaatgatagagttttattttattttatttacgaCTCAAATGATGTAATGAATGCTATCATAAATCTTGAAAAAATGAACAAAGTAAGTTACAATGAAAAaagttttcttttatattttcttatccACGAAGAggatatgtatataaaaatttttaatctCATAAATACGAAAGTTGAAAAGGGAGAGttcttattaaaattaaaaaaattaaaaagaaaaataagagaattaaaaagtaaggaagaaaaaaatatatttagtaAAAGTATAGAAGAATTTTATATGATGAGAAACAAAGAAAGTTTCAATAGATCtccatataaaaaaaatcatgaTCATAgctataatttaattaatcaaaaaaattcaatGCTTAAGTTATCTTTAAAAAACTTGGTTcctaaattatataattgtaatgatttaaatagaatgaataatttaattaaaaatatgtttagatatatgaaaaaaagtaatactaataatatagagaaaaaagaaaaaaaaaaagatatatataatcaGATGGagaataaaatagaaataaaaaaaaaacccaTAAGAGGAATAACATCTTTTACTCTCTTTGCaagagaaaaaagaaaagaacttttaaatcaaaaaatatttttaggtAGTTCACTAACTGAACAAACATCAGCAGTAGCTAAAATATGGAATAATTTAAGTGACGAGAAGAAAAAGGAATGGGCATTAAAAGCatctaaaataaatgaagagaattctttatttcagaaaaaaaagaagaaaagaaaatttactGCCTTTAGCATATTTGCTAGAGAAAAAAGAAAGGagtataaagaaaaaaatattaatatggGACTGACTCTTGCTCAACAGAATTCTCATGTGTCAAAATTATGGAAACAATTAtctaatgaagaaaaaaataaatataaaattttatctaaTACTATCAATGCAACTTTAgctaaaaattataaaaatgatattaattttaCTAATGGAGAAAGGGTAAGTGGTTTTAAAGGAAGAATTAAAGCTTTAGATAATATGATTGCACAGCATCTAACTAATaacaatattataaatagcAGTATGAATAGCTTACCAAGTTATGATAGTACAAAAGCTAAAAAGAATaccaatttaaaaaaaaaaaaaaatcaagaatttaatgaaaatgaaagaattatgaaaaactatatagataaaaatatgaattctGTTTATAACAATGTtgagaataataatataaattttattggCAATCAAAATATCgttaatatgaataataattatattaatgaaaataattctaataattcattttataataaaaataatgtcaaatgtttaaataatgataattatttagattatatgaataataaattCAAATGTTTCAATATGTCACAAGACAGTAATAAACCTTTAAGTATTAATACAAGTAACTTATATGCTcatgaaaataataagacaaatttagataataatactataaataatataaatagcGATATGCAAAATAATATTGTAAATAAATTtagtaatataaataaaaataacaactTAATAAATACtgatttaaatgataatattataaacgattcaattttatataatagtaataataaaacagATAACTACTTACTTCAGAAAAGTGATAAAAGTATTAATGAATACATAAGTGGAAATAATAGGAATATAAGTAATAATGAAAACATTAATTTCAAGAATGAAGTTTTAAATAACCTAAGTGTGAATATTGAAAATAGAGacataataaaacaaaatgcaaataataatattgacATAATTAATAGTCAGTCattaaatcaaaatataataacAGATAATATGAATAACAAACATTTGGATACGAAatgttataataataatatatacaataaaaatataaatcatgaaattatgaataatgaaaacacaaataataatgaattaatttataatgaaTTTCTAAACTATAGATTACACGAAaaacaaatgaaaaatgaattatataaaataaagaataaagtaaaaagtgaagaaatattaaaaaaaaaattaaagaaagatgaaaaacaaaaattaaaagaaaaaaaaatgatgctGAAGCTGTATGACAAAAGAAGAAAACAACTATTAAAAGCAGAAAAAatgatagaaaaaaaaaaaaaaaataaaagtaaaaataaaaatttagtaaatttaaatgaaaactACATATATTATTCTGGCTTAACAAacaataatacaaataatataaatgtaaatCCGTTTGGTGTATCTAACACAATGAATAACACAGtgattaataattataacttTTATTCAAATATAGATAAAACTGAGAACAGCGTAAGCACTAACAATAATagcaataataatataattaattttaacaaTAATAGTTTAagcaatttaaataatacttTAAGTGATGTAcacaatttaaataaagtaaGCAATAATCACTTTTCATCTTTTaattatttgaataattttGCAATGGATATGAATAATAGTAAAGATTATAAACTAGGTAACACCGATAATGAGAATATGAATAAggttataaataattttgaaaGTATAAATCATAATGATAAAGTAATAAACAATGATTCCTATAATGAAAACATACATAATAGCATTAGtagaaaaacaaataaaaacaaattaaataatttagataatTTGTGTAATacgaataatttaaataatgaaaaagaaaatttgaaaaaagttactaacaatttaaattatctaaataatgaaaattattatcataacAGTTACaatgaatataattataacatCAATTATTATAATGGAGTGAGAAATATTTCTCCTATACATAATAACAACAGTTATGATAAACTCCTTAATTCAAGTAATATAATGAACATAGATGAAAAATTAagcaaagaaaaaaaggtagaattgaataatataaacaaCTATAACAAAATTATCACTCCTCACGAGATagattataaagaaaatgggcaaatttataataataatagcgAAATGAATTATACTCAAAACGAAATAAATTTCAACTATTATGATAAGAATATGAATAAATACTTTTATAATAACtcaattaattataatatatataatcccGTTGTCAATAACTACAGTAATAATAGCATCACAAATGATATTAacaattataaagaaaaaaaaaaattcaatatgtattcaaataaatttaaaaatgaaacagAGCATAATTTAAATTCTAATGAAAATTCCAATTAcgatgaaaaaattaatttgaaTTCCGAAAGTTAtggaaataatataaatcataatacttataatgatttaaataattatgtaaataaacaaacaaatatAAACTTAATTAACCTTAAGAGTGTTgatgaaaaaatgaaaaatttaaaaagtgaCAATAAATTAAACAATCATGGGACTTCAGAAAATTCtgtttatataaatgataaaaatgaaaataaaaaaaaagtggaTGCCGAATTAAATAAGAGTACCTTTACATatgtagataaaaaaaatttattattaaataaaaaaaaagatgaatttTCAATTAATAATGAGAGctcaaataataattatattcaaaataattttaattcaatTAATAAGGCATCTCCTTTTTATAATTcagataaaatatataaagagaatgaaaatttaaataacttttatgatttaaataattgtaGTTCAcgaaataatgaaaatttatattgttaTAGTAATGGTGaagtaattaataaagacgaaataaatatgaaaagttTTAATGATTATCATAACAGTactaaaaagaataaaaatttaaaaaataatgatatttttaatttaacaaaagaggagattaataaaaataatatttgtgAAAACATAAATCAAAATactgaaatagaaaaaaatcaccatattgataaaaattactacaatgagaaaaatattaaactatttttaaaaaataattctattaataatgatatttcaaataataCTTCTGACAAAAATGTATTCAAAACTagtgaaaataaagaatttaatgactattattttaatgaaaatataagaaataaaagtaaattaaataatgatttttATGATAGAACAttagataataattttaattgtgACACTTTAAATAATACACATCATGTCAATTTAAATAGTACATTGGAtagtaatttaaataacacattaaataataatataaataatacatctaataatttaaatgatacaataaataatgatttaaacAGTAATATTAACTTTAACAGccataattatataaataacaataataatgacaataaaaataataacacaAATTATTGTCTTTATAATAATGCAAATGtggaaaaatataaagataccaataaaacatataatatagtaaataatattagttcttcatataatattattaaaaagaataatactGATAATTTAAtgcataaaataaataaagatacTAATAATGAAATGAATTCAAATAACTTGATAGACAATTATTCATTTTACAATACCCATAACCCTTTTAATAATAAGAACACTCTTATTTCAAATATAAATACAGAATCTATAAGTAAACAATACTTTTTtgataattcaaataataacaataataataataataataattgcaGTGGAAAAATGAATGACTCAAATATGTATAACAATGCAAATATGAATtgtttaaataattcaaataatttaatttattatccACAGCAGATATTttctgaaaataaaataaatgataacCTTGTATATTATAATTCGAATTTAGGTAAACTTCAAAAGACTTTCGAAGATACAGAAATAGTTCCagtaaaagaaaagaaattttttaatagtgAATCTCATTTTTcagaattaataaataaaaaaataaaaaaaaaaaataaaaaaactccCTGTACTAGTacttttaatgaaaaaaattgtacCATATGGGATCTCGTATTAAAgaacaacaaaaaaataaacaaaaaaagaattaaaaagagcAAAAACGTTGAATATAGttgtaataatttaaacGAAATACCAGAAGGAAATGAAActaatgatataaatttgATGATTTTAAATAACGAAGAGAACTTAAacatagaaaataataataatacagtTGGGGAGAATGGAGAAAActgtattaataatattacgATTAgcataaatgaagaaaaaaaaaacttaattaGTGGACAAGTGAATGAAgtagaagaagaaaatgataaaactAATTTAGATAATGTAAGTGAAGATAATAATTGCGatgattttttaaacttaTTGAATGTATGTTCATCTAATTTCTCTAACAAGTTAaacataaatgaaaatgGAGATGTTATATATGATGATAAAAGGAAGCATACAACAAATTTAATGAAtgaaaattcaaataatgacaatttaaatttattaatgcaaaaaaaaaatgaaattaatcaaaatttgaataaatgccaaatagaaaaatataaaaatgcttataaaaaaactaaattaTGCAAATGGAACAATGAAGAaactaataaattttatcaaGCAATTGAAATGTTTGGTGTAGATTTAATGATGGTAAGGGCATTAATACCAAAGTTTTCAGACAAGCAAATTCgtgataaatataaaagagaaaaaaaaataaatcctCGTAAAATTGAAGaagcaataaaaaaaaataaagaaatcaATTTGGATGCATATGAAAATGAACATGGGAAAATTGATAACTCAAcacattataaatattatcaaTCATCAAGTGATAAtg ataataatagtaaGAAAAGAACATCCATTTTAAGTGAATCAGAAACAAATATCTTAAACATTTTTGATAATAAAGCAAATATTGATACTGATGATTATTCAtgtaattatgaaaattctgattttaatattttaaccttgttttaa